In the genome of Acidiferrobacteraceae bacterium, the window CCCGAAGCGATCCGTCAGCAACTATGCCTTCCGGGCGCAGTACTCGGCCGGGGCGATCGATGGTGAGGCGGTACCCGGTTATGCACAGGAATCCGGCGTTGCCCCAGGCTCCACCACCGAAACCTTTGTCGCCTCCAAGTTCTATGTCGACAACTGGCGCTGGCGCGGGGTGCCCTTCTACCTGCGCACCGGCAAGCGACTCAAGGAAGAGCTGTCCGCCATCAGCATCCGCTTTCGTCTTCCGCCACAGCAGTTGTTTCGGGAAACGCCATTGGAGCACGCCGTTGCCAACTGGATCGTGCTATCCATACAGCCCAATGAATGCATGCACATCGAAGTGCACGCAAAACAACCCGGGTTGGGTATGAATACCCGCGTCGTGAAATTGAATGCCTCCTACCGCGATCCCGACGAGATTCCGCTGGAAGCCTACGAGACCTTGTTGCTGGATGTGATCGAGGGCGACCGCAGCCTGTTCATTCGCTTCGATGAAGTGGAATGGGCCTGGAGGATCGTCGATCCCATTCTCCAGCACTGGTCTCACGAGACGCAGTTCATCCATACCTACCCGGCCGGTAGCTGGGGTCCGGAAGAAACCACTCGCCTGTTTGACGCCGAGGACCAGGCATGGCGCAACGACATCTAGGCACACCGCCCCAGACGCGGCGCTGGTACGTGTATGCGGATAGCGATGCCCTGACGCGTACGCTGTCGAGGACCCTGCTGGATTCCGCCGCCGAGGCGGTCGCCCAACGCGGCGCCTTTCACCTGGTACTGGCCGGGGGCAGTACCCCGCGGACCCTGTACCGCCTGCTCGCGCAGGCCGATGCGGACTGGCACGCCTGGCACATCTACTTCGCGGTGCACGACGCGCCCAAGCCACCACCCGAACGAATCAGCCTGAGCGCGTCACGCCTGGGGCGGGCACGGCAGGTCTGGTTCCTGGTGACCGGTGCAGGAAAGCGGGAGGCGATGGAACGCTGGCGTGAGGGGGAAGACATTCCCGCGGCGCATATCCGCCCCATGGCGGGGGTCGAGATTCACATGGACAGCGAGGCGGCACCGTCGGAAGGGATGGCCTGAGCGCTACTGTACGCCCAGACGTTCGGTCCAGTTCCCCTGGGGTAGCTGCTCCGCCTCGTCGCGAATGATCCTGGCTTCGTCCTCGCGCCCCAGCGCAAGCAGCGCCTCGGACTTGAGCAGCAGGGAATTGCGATTCTCCGGATCCAGCGCCAATGCCCCTTCCACCCAGGTGAGCGACTCTTTTGGGTTTCCTTTCAGATAATAGGTCGTGGCCAGATTATGATAGGCCTTGGCATAGCTGGCATCGTGGCGGATAGCCTTGCGAAAGTGTTGCATGGCCAGCGCGTATTCGTGGTCCCGCGCAAACAATACGCCAAGGTCGTCGTGGGCTTCTGAATTCCCGGGATCCAGCTCGATCGCCCTCTCCAGATCGCGCCGGGCTTGCTTCAGATCCCCGTTCCACACCCTGCGGATTCCGCGCTTTGTAAGACCGACGGAACTCTCAGGATTGCGTTGCACGAATACTGTCAGATCGGCGATCGCCCGATCCAGTTTGCCCGCCCGTCCCAGGGCCATGCCGCGCCCAAACCAGGCCTGATCCAGTTTCGGGTTCAGACGGATCGCCCGGTCGTAGTCGACCACGGCACGGTCAAACTCATGTTGCGCGAACAGGAGATCACCGCGGCGGATATACAACTTGCCATTCCGGGGCTCGCGCTTCAGCTGAGCATTGAGCTTTGCCAGCTGTTGACCGGGATCGAGATCGCTCCGGGACGATCGTTGCCTTGCAGGCAACTCTGAACGTGGGTCCAGCCACTTGCCCGCCACCGATGGAAGGCCGCTGAAGCACGCGAGATAGACGCCGCTCATGTCCATCTGGTTTGTCGGTATCTCGTAATCTTCCAGAGACATGCTCACCGCCTTGCCAGAATAGCTCCCCTCGCACTTCTCGAAGATTATTTCTCCTGATGCGTCGAACTGGCGGAAGGCATGCAGCTTGCCGTTATAGACATGAAGATCGATCAGGGTCTGGTAGGGGGCATTGTGAAAACGCGGAAGCCAGGCCGCCGTGTAGTCACGAATCACCCGACCCTTGGCATCGTAGAAATTCTCTTCAATGGTATGAAGGATGTCCGGCTTTGCCTTGTTCCGCCGGATGCGGGCCAGCAGGCGCCCGCTCTCGCGGTCGAAATAGCTGGTCTCCACATAGTGAAACCCCTTGCTGAAATCTCCGCCGTATCCGCCCTCCTTCGTCTCGGTGCGGATTTGCCTGCCGGCCATCCGCTCCCGGTGCACCTCGTATAGCCTGGCAGCGAAACGGTTCCATTGATCGACCCGTGTCCGGTCTTCATGGACCGTGGCCTGATCCTCCGCGGCTCCGGCGACGGAAACCACCGCAAAAAACAGTATCAACGCAGTCCAGCGAATCCCCATCATTCCCTCCTGTGGCCGTTTGGCTTGTTGTTATCTCATGACTCTGGACGGGTTCGGACGCAGATTTAATCCCCTGGCTGCTGGAGGGCCGCCCTCAGGTGTCGCGCGAAATCCACTCGCTCTTCGGCACTGAGATCCGCGGCGATCTCCAGCCTTACCCCATGGGATCCCAGGAGTACGTGAGGCGGGCGCAAGGGATGGGGATCAGGCTCCACGGTCACACGCGTCCAATAGCGCTGGAAATTCTGAATTGATTCCCGACCGCCAAAGCGACGTATAAGCGTAACCAGGTCCCCTTCCACGACGATGTATTCGTGATCGTCTTAGTGCCGGTAAAACCACAAGAACACCCCGCCAAACAGCAGTGCCTCCAGACCGGCAAAGGGAAAGATTAACCACGCGCCCATCAGGGTAAAGGCGCCGGCGATGGTGAGCAGCACGGCTGTGATGGAAAAGAACGCCACCAGCATGCCTTCCCGACTCAGAGAACGATTGGGCCGCACGACAAACTGTGTCGCCGGTCGATTTGCTATATCACCATACTCTTCGTGTCTCACCGGAAGTCACTCAATCGCTGGCTAGAGCCGTGGCTCCAGTACACTCCGGATCTCGGCATCGGTCAACACGACCGGGTTTGTCTTCATGCTGCTGCCGCGCGAATGGGCAACGATGCGGTCCAGATCCGCGGGATCGATCCCGTAACCGGAAAGTCGCGGAAGCTCGAGACGGTCGGTCCACTGTTCCAGCAAGGTCACGAGCGCGGTCCACCCGTCTTCCGCAGATGCAAAATCCCGCTCGCACAGAACTGCCGCCACCCGCCCATAGGATCTGAGGCCGACATTGTCGGGCTCGCGCTCGCGCATGACGGCGATGTTCACCTCCGTCGCACGCGCGACCAGTGTGCCACAGGCAACGCCATGGGGTATCGGGTAGAAAGCACCGAGGGGGGAAGCCAGTCCATGAACGGAGCCCAGGCCAACATGGGCCAGGGTTATGCCGGAGACCAGGGCAGCATAGGCCATTCGTTCGCGCGCGAGGGACGGGTCCCCGGTCCCCTCGTACAGAGGAAGCAGCCCGTCCCGCGCGGCCTTCAAGCCCTCGAAGGCAAGGGAGTCCGTAAACACATTCGCCCTTGTAGATACACAGGACTCGATCAACTGGGTCAGGGCGTCCATACCATTGGCTGCAATCACGGTACGGGGGCAACTGGCCAGCAGGTCCGGATCCACCACCGCATACTGCGCAACCAGTTGTTCGTCACGGAAGGACTTCTTGTACCCACCTTCGCCACGAACACTCAGCACCGCGTTTCGCGTCGCCTCACTGCCTGTCCCCGCCGTGGTGGGAACCGCGATCAAGGGCACGGCCGGACCGGTATAGGGAAGTTCCGGCCCTACCCCTTCCAGGTAGTCCGATACCGGGCGACCCACGCGCAACAGGCCAGCGATGGCCTTGCCCGCATCCAGCGCGCTGCCGCCGCCAATGGCGAGCACAACATCGATCGCGCGCGACCCGTACTCGCGGACGGCATCGTCCACAAGCTGTGGCGACGGCTCACCATCCACGCGGACGTGCTCTACGGTTCCGCCATGTTCACGCAGGGCCGAGTCCAGCGAGCGGAATCGTTCCGAATCGGGAAAGGAGCGTGCGCCGGTGACCAGAAGGACCCTTGTCCCGTAGGCCGACACCAGTTCGGGAATCCGGGCAAAAACCCCGGTCCCAAACTCGATCCGGGGAATGCGGCCGACGGAAAAGCTGCCCATCGCCATCAGGATTTTTCCGGAAACAATCCATTGTAAATCACGCCTTCACGGGGAGCGGCCATCCAGGGCGCGACGGCGTCCCGCCAGCGACGATAGTGATCCGTCTCCTCGTGCGCCGCCGCATCTTCCGCGCTGCGATAGAGTTCATACAGGACGAAGCGCGTGGGATCCTCGGGATGTTGCAGCACGTCGAAGCGGATGTTCCCCGGCTCCTGCAGCGAGGCCTTGTGATTGGCGTGGGTGGCGGCGATGAATACGTCCAGACATTCGGGCTTAACCTGGACACGGACAATGGCGGCGTGCATACGGCTTTCTCGCTGAATGGCTCCGGGGCAATTCTACCGGCCCGGGCGCCCTGTGTCAGAACAAGTCCATCTGCGCCCGGCCGGGTATGCGGCTACCCCAGACCGGTGTTTTCGGTCCACCCATAGATCGCGACGACTGCTTCGGTTACGCTTGTCCATCGACGACCCGCACCACGCACTACCGTGACGACCCGCTTTCTCTTTCTTGTCCTGACACTCCTTGTCGTGCTGCCCGCCGCCGCTTCGGCCAGTGACGCCTTTACCGTGCGCGGTACCGCCGGCGACGACATCCCCGTCGAACGACACACGGCCCCGGGAGACGTTGCCATTATCTGGACCCCTTCCCGCTTCGGCGTACAGCCGCCACAGGGGGAAACAGCGGACCAACTGGCCGCGCGGGGTATCGAGGTCTGGATCGCGGATCTGCAAAGCGCGTACTTCGTTTCCACCAACCGCAGCAGCGTGGACCACTTTCGCCCGGCCGACATCGCCCTGTTGGTCGATCGTGCACGCAAGGAGGGCAAGACGCGCGTATTCCTGATGAGCACCGGGCTGGGTGCCCGGCCCGTGCTGCGCGCCGCGCGATACTGGCAGCAGCACCACAAGGGCAAGTCCGACCTGCGGGGCATCATTCTGTTTCATCCCGGCCTGTACGCGGCGCGGCCCCAACCCGGCCACGACGCGCAGTACCTGCCTGTGGTGCACGAAACCAACCTCCCTGTCTACATTCTGCAACCGACACTGT includes:
- a CDS encoding 6-phosphogluconolactonase, which translates into the protein MAQRHLGTPPQTRRWYVYADSDALTRTLSRTLLDSAAEAVAQRGAFHLVLAGGSTPRTLYRLLAQADADWHAWHIYFAVHDAPKPPPERISLSASRLGRARQVWFLVTGAGKREAMERWREGEDIPAAHIRPMAGVEIHMDSEAAPSEGMA
- a CDS encoding iron-containing alcohol dehydrogenase — its product is MAMGSFSVGRIPRIEFGTGVFARIPELVSAYGTRVLLVTGARSFPDSERFRSLDSALREHGGTVEHVRVDGEPSPQLVDDAVREYGSRAIDVVLAIGGGSALDAGKAIAGLLRVGRPVSDYLEGVGPELPYTGPAVPLIAVPTTAGTGSEATRNAVLSVRGEGGYKKSFRDEQLVAQYAVVDPDLLASCPRTVIAANGMDALTQLIESCVSTRANVFTDSLAFEGLKAARDGLLPLYEGTGDPSLARERMAYAALVSGITLAHVGLGSVHGLASPLGAFYPIPHGVACGTLVARATEVNIAVMREREPDNVGLRSYGRVAAVLCERDFASAEDGWTALVTLLEQWTDRLELPRLSGYGIDPADLDRIVAHSRGSSMKTNPVVLTDAEIRSVLEPRL
- a CDS encoding tetratricopeptide repeat protein, translating into MGIRWTALILFFAVVSVAGAAEDQATVHEDRTRVDQWNRFAARLYEVHRERMAGRQIRTETKEGGYGGDFSKGFHYVETSYFDRESGRLLARIRRNKAKPDILHTIEENFYDAKGRVIRDYTAAWLPRFHNAPYQTLIDLHVYNGKLHAFRQFDASGEIIFEKCEGSYSGKAVSMSLEDYEIPTNQMDMSGVYLACFSGLPSVAGKWLDPRSELPARQRSSRSDLDPGQQLAKLNAQLKREPRNGKLYIRRGDLLFAQHEFDRAVVDYDRAIRLNPKLDQAWFGRGMALGRAGKLDRAIADLTVFVQRNPESSVGLTKRGIRRVWNGDLKQARRDLERAIELDPGNSEAHDDLGVLFARDHEYALAMQHFRKAIRHDASYAKAYHNLATTYYLKGNPKESLTWVEGALALDPENRNSLLLKSEALLALGREDEARIIRDEAEQLPQGNWTERLGVQ
- a CDS encoding antibiotic biosynthesis monooxygenase, whose product is MHAAIVRVQVKPECLDVFIAATHANHKASLQEPGNIRFDVLQHPEDPTRFVLYELYRSAEDAAAHEETDHYRRWRDAVAPWMAAPREGVIYNGLFPEKS